CTCCTCATGCGCTTGTGAGCCTTAAGTCAAACACGTGAGGAGCTTAGCAAAGTGCCCGACACCTCACGAGCATGCACTGCTGCCTTGCGCATCGCCCCGGGGGAGGCTGCAGGATGAAGTGAGACGGTGTGGTGGAAATGCATTTAGCAGTCCTGGGAAGAAGGACTCTAAATACCAGCCCAGCGTGTGCGTCTCCATTTTTCCTGCACCTGCACTGTGGTTCCCTGAGGTCTCCATCTTTGACCTGAGGTCTCCATTGAAGGCCTAGAAAGTCCTTGTCACCTcctgcttttttatttcatttttgtcctTCCTGTCTGGGCTTCTGCCTGACTTCACTCTGCCGGCTTGGGCACAGCTCGTGTCAACCCGACGGCTCAGCACCTGGCTTTCAGAGTgttcacctgcctcctgcctcctggtgcaGGCTTGCACCTTGAGATTGCCCAACATTGAgctaagccccccccccccccccggctttgCCGGTCCCAGGAGCCATCCTGCCAGCTTGCCGGGCTGTCCCGCATTTGCCGCCTTCCCCTGGAAgcttgcctgtgcctctgccctgGAAGCAGCCCTCCACAGAGAACCCGGCTTCCCTGGTGCCTGCCTCACCACCGCTGGCCTGGCTGGCctcacttcctctcccttcctggaGCCCGTTTTGCCCTTCTGCTGAGCTATCTGCCTTTGTTCCTATCAGTTTTTCTTGGGCCCACATGAAGTTGAAACTTTCTGGGGTCTGACATTCCAACCCCCTACTGGGTGTTTCTCATCTTTGTTTATCTCTTCCCTGCAGtctccccaccctgcctgcaTGTTGGTTAGCTTGTTTATTGGATTTTCCTATCCTGCCCATTTCTCACCCATTTCTTTCAGCGTGGGCAACTCGGACTGGCTGGGCGCTGGCAGCCTCCCGCCTCGCTCTGACCCTGGCCGGGCCTTCTGGCAtgcacccagctccagccctggctttgttgCTGCTTTGGTCCAGAGTTCCCAGGGGGGCCAGGCTgagcagggggaaaaaaaagatgcctgGCTCCAGCACAGAGCAGGATGAGGCTAAGGGGTCCTGGCTCGCAGCCTCCTAGCCTTCAAAGTACTGTGTCTGAAAAACATCTCTGCAAAGGCAAAGGGCCATTCTCTCgatctccttcctcccttccctactGGCCCGAGTCCAAGCTTGTTGGGGGACCCGGATCCCCGCCCTGTCCTCCTGAGAGCCCAGGCCAGCCACCAGCCACGCTGCTGGCCCTACCTTGTGCAAAGAGGTCCTCTCCACCAGCTGGAAGGGGGCAGGGTCAATCTTGCAGTCACTGAAGTTCACAGGTTCATCTAGCTGCTGCTCCTCCCACTCCAGAATCTGGGGGAAGAGACCACACGTGGGAAGGAGCAGGTGCCCACGGCTGCTACCTTATCCGAAAGCTGGCCTGCCCTTTTTCCTACTCCTGGTCCCTCCCATGGGGACAGCAGCCAAGGTGATGACTGAACACACCCAGGGAGAAGGAGGGTCCAGAGTCCAGCTGTGCCTTACCTCCTCCGGGCTCATTTCACCTTCCAGGTCCGAGTCACTCTAGGACAGAGGGAAGCAAGTGAGCACGCCCCTGACCTGGGGACCCCAGCCTGGACCCTGGGCCTCCCTGTCCACTGCTCCTGAGAGGCAGGAAGGGGCGTGCTTACTGCCAGGGAGATTCGGACCCGCTTCGATTTGCGCTTCTCACTGGATTCTGACTTCTCCGACTTGGGTAGGCCAAagcggggggtggggtgaggggtggggtggagagaaagagagaggagttgAGGTTGTAGGGAAGGGGTTGGGGGGAAGTGTGGGTGCCGGGGGAGGGCAGAAGGAGGCGGGCGCGAGGAATGGCAGGCCGGGAGGGGGCTCACTCACTTCTGACGTGGCCTCTGGAGGGGGACTGccacagaagaggctcctgagcGCGATGCCGGCCGACTCCACGTGCCCTGTGTTCCCAAACGCAGGTGGCCCTGGCAGTGACTCCCGGCTGGGAGAGCCACCGCCCCACTTCCACCCCGGGATCTGGCAAGGAGGGGCGAGTGCTCACCTGTGGGACTCTCCCCGAGGTTCATGGGGTTGCTGCACCCCCTTTTGAGAGCAGGCTTTAGGGGCTTGTGAGGCTCCCCCTGGGCGTCCTCGGCCTTCACCTGTGTgcggggagaggggctggtgaggctgcaggggcccccagCCACCCTCTGTACGGCCCTCCCCAGGAAGCCCGTGTGGCCCTGGGGCTTCTCCCTCACCTGGAAGCAGACGGAAGTCTCAGGGCTAGGGGGACTCTCCTGACAGGATGGTGGAGAAGTGTGGGCTACCCTGCGCTTCTGCTTGGACTGCCGCCGgcgggctgggctcagctgggcggCCAGCAGCGCCACCACCTGCGTGCGCTCAATGGAACCCAGGAGGATCATAGACtctgcacagagcaggtggggaggACTCAGGGGCTGCGGAGAGGCGCCCACCCCCAAGGGGAACCCTGCCCCGCGAGTGCTGGCCCGTTCCCTTACGGGCCCCGagctccctgccccttcctgagCAGCGATGCTGGGAGATGCCCCTAGCACCTGGGCCCCCTCCTGGCCTCACCAGGAGACTCCACCAGGGCCAGCGTGCGGCCCTTGGTCCTGTGCAGTGCCAGCCGCAGGTCCCGGAAGGTGCAGCTGAGCGCCACATGGGGAACATCCCGCACCATGATGTCTTCCACTCGCACGCGGTACTGCCTGCAGGCAGAGAAGGGCACAGGATCTGTGGTCAGCAAAATGAGAGTGGCCCTGAATACTCCCATCCCAGCACTATAGAAGATCCCAGGACCCAGGGGGGCTGATGCTAAGGGCCGGGGTCAGGGAGTGCTCCCACTCTTTTTCCTGATCGGCTGCAGGCGGTACAAGGAGGCTGCTCGCTCAGCTGCCTTGGCTTGGTGGGGATAGGGGACCCCAGCACGCCTTCTGCCCCTCACTCACACCCCCTCCCCGGCACCCAGCCCTGCATACTGGTggcggccccagcccagctcaggcagaTAGGGGAGCTTCTTGATTCGGATGATGCTGTCGTAGAGGGAGGGCTGCAGGCTCTGTGCAACGGCGTTAGCCAGGATGACAGCGATCATGACGGGCAGGATGTGGGCGATTTGGCCCGTGAGCTCAAACACGATCACGGCCGTGGACACTGTGTGTGTCACTGCTCCCGCCAGTGCAGCCGCCCCTGCGGACAGCCACCTTCAATTACCTCAAGGTGCCCAGGAGGCCCCAAAAGACCCTCCCCACCACAGGCAGAcctaggggtgggggtgtgggtccCTGAGGGCTAGCTAGTACCCTCCTGGGGATGGCGTGGCAGCATCTGCGGTAagtctggctttggccagcagggggcaccagaggcccagccctggtggcccaGCCAGGTTGTGCAAGGCAGCGGCAGTTCCAGGCACTCACCCACCACAGCATAGCCCCCGGGCACGATCCTGTAAGTACTGCTGTCTGTGTGAATCCCATCAGGGAACCAGGCAGCCATGCTCTCTCCCACCAGTCGCCCGAATGCTGCTCCTTCAAGGAGGGGGGTGGGAAGAGAAAGAGGTGGTggagggggagggcgggggcaCTAGGAAGAGAGAGGgtcagagggtgggggaggggccggtggGTCATTCAGTGCAGGGGACAACCCTAGGGGATGGGGGTTtgggctagggctggaccaaaaCCCGCTCCTGGGCAGAgagggggcagtgggggctgcaaaGTGGGAGTGCAGGCAGCCAAAAACTCACCAATGACGAACACAGGCATGAAGGCCCCACAGGGCACTGGGATGGTGGTGGCCAGCGCAGACATCCAGAACTGCAGGGCAGCACAGGGTCAGCAGGACGCCTCCCGGGGCGCGACCTCGCTGTTGAGGTCCGCACATGCTTCTCAGCTAGCCCAGGACCCTCCCCAGGTGCAGGGTGGTAAGGGACTCGAATCGCAtggcttgggttcaagttctcaCTCTGCTGACTAGCTGCgcaatgtttttgtgtttttatagatTGTGACATtgtatgcctttttaaaaacagtgttagttgagaggtaaagagagacagacctttaaaatttttactgaTTGATTGATAGAGGACAGAGAGAGTTGCCAAATGCCGTCAGGGCCCCTGGCTAGGGCCAAAGCCAGTAACAGGGGCTCAGTCCAGCCACTAAGGCCAtcacccctgcttcccagggggGCTGCATTAGTGGGGACTGGAGGCAGGGGTGGaatccaggcaccctgacatgggagGCGGGCATCTGGaccctaggctaaatgcctgcccccagccgTGTGATGCTGGGCCAACGACTTAACCTCTACTTGCTTCTGCTTCCCATTTGTTAAAATGGGGATCATAACAGCACCATCCTCACAGCATGgctgggaggcccggaggagtTAACACAGGGCAAGTGCTGGGAGCAGTGCCTGGCAGCTTACAAGCCTCCGTGGACGCCAGCAACATCAGCGGGGACCTCACCTTCATGAGGATGAAGATGACCAGGGTGAGGAAGACGTTGGCGCGAGGCGGGCTCCAGGCCTGTGAGGTGCTGGGCGGTTCGAGCTCCTCCACCAGGCCCTGGCGGACCCAGGTCCGGTTGTCAAACAGGGTGACCAGTGTTTCCTTCTGTGAGAGCTAAGGTGAGCAGGGTACCTTAGGCTGGGAACAGAGTCGATGTAGAGAAGGGACCCAAAGGAACCCACAGGGAACCAAGCACCCCGCAGTCATGCTGCGGCAGTGTGCGGGCTTTCGAAGGAGAGTGACCCAGGGAACGGGCAAATCCCGTCTCTGCCCGGGGTTACCTGTCCAGCCATGaactgtccaaagccaggagggaaGGTCAGAGTGGAGATGAGCAGGGTGACCAGGGCTGGGAAGAGCAGGCGTCTGCAGAAGTGGGTGTCACAGCGTCACCCCTGGGTGGCGTGCCTCCCAGGGATGAGCCAGGGGCCCACGCGCGCCTCAGGCCCAGGGTGGGAGCAAGGCCTCGGCACTCACAGGCAAGCACTGGGGCACTGGCAGACGCACAGGCCTTTCTGTGGCCAGCGATCCCGTTAGTGGGCAGTGAGAGCAGAGCTCTGCGTGGCCAGGCCCTGTCCTGCACACCTCTGAGCTGAGACTGCGTCATGGCTCTCAGAAGGCCCAGCTGAGGGGcgctgtctgcctctctgtgtgacGCAGGGTGGGGGGAAGCTGGGGTCCCGCATGAAGGTGACCAGAGGTTCGGTTGGCCGCGATGGAAATCAGGTCTCCTAGGGCTGCCAGGTCTCGGCTGTCACTCACTGTCTGCCAGCCTACCGAGGCCCTCGCCTGGACACCAAGCCACCCGGACCCCAAGCCGCCCGGCCTAGAGCCTGGGACCGACTCACTTTCGCATGAGGAAGCGATTGATGGTCTTCTGCTTCCTCATCACCTGCACGATCTTCCGGTTCAGGTAGACAAAGAGGGCTCCTCCGAAGCCACTAGCGATTCTGGGGACAGAAGAAGTGCCAGGGCAAAAGGGGGTCTTCTCACGGGGAGCGCCCTTCTCtgaggcacccccagcccctcgcGGCCCTCACCCAATCACCGCAAAGGCCGGCAGCTCTTGCAGGTCGAAGGGGAAGTCGAGCCGGAATCGGGTTTTGAAGAGTGCGGTGATGGTCTCTGAAGGGGAGAGAAGCAGCGAGGTGTGGGCCGAGCCCCGGGGGCACCGCGTTGGAGCCGTCTTGAGCTCCCATGCTCCCTCAGGAGTTCCCACCTTCGTCCCGGTTCCAGACGGCCAAGACCCTGAAGATGAAGGCGCTGAAGGTGGCGGCGAAAAAGCCGCGCCAGTAGTTGCGCACGGCGAAGAAGGTGGAGGTGACCTCAATGCTGAACAGGACGCCTGCGAGGGGGCCAGGGGACAGTGCCGCTGGAACCCCggaccaggaggcaggggcccagggtggcTGGGGCGGCGCTGCGGGGAGCGCGGGGAGCCCCGCCTACCTCCGATGGGGGCGGCGAAGCAGCAGCCCACGCCCACGGCACAGGCGGCAGCCAGCATCTCTGTGTTCCGCGACTCGTTCTGGCAGGAGCGGGGGCAGCAGGCGGGAGTCAGCCAGAGGCTcagcagcgccccccccccccccgccccgcgccaaACCCCAGTCCCCAGGGGCCTCCCTCACCTCATAGATGCCCCCAAAGAGGGAGAGGAACTTGCTGAGAAGGGCAGCGCACATGCTGGCAATATGCACAAaagggccctgggggtggggtggggtcggTGGTGAGTTGGAAAGGGGCCTGCCTTGACCTTGGCccagcagcttcctcctcccTAACCCACTGGGCAGTCACCTCTTTGCCCAGCGGCATCCCACTGCCCAAGGCACAGGTCAGCCCGATGACCTTGGCTACGAAGGTCTTGAGGGTGAGGTATTCTTTCAGCACCACTCCCCGTAAGATGGTTTTCATCTCGGGGATGCCGGACCCTGAAGAGGGCACAGCCCTGGAAGTCATCTGCTGTGTCCGTGTTGGGAGACCCTGCCTCCGTCCTCCCTGTCTGTCCACCCCTCCTGTCGTACCCACAGCCTGAGGGGCCAGGATCTGTGTGAATCCGGCGGAGAAAGTGATGAGGACGACGGGGTAGGTGACCCAGGCCAGGTACTGGAGCAGGAGGTTGGTGTTCAGGCCCCGGGACATCCACTGCTGAGCTGCGGGAAGAGGACGTGCTGCTGGACCCCCAGTGCACACACCCACCCCTTGCCCGGCCACCAGGACACGCTGATGGGATGACTTGTGCCCAGGGAAGCTGCACAGAGCCTGTGCACAAGGGGCAGGGACGAGGCCTTCATGGGGACAGAGCCCGGGCCAGGGAAGAGGGTctgtgggagaggggagacaggagGTTGTGGTCTAGGGGAAGGGGGCGGCGGTGATCATGCCTGAAGATTGGCAGCCAGGCTGGCGGGACAGATTGGATGAGTGCGACCCGGAAGGGGCAGGCGAGTTGTTCCCAGTCCTTTGGCCTCACCCTGCAGACAGGCAGCGATGGCGTAATCCATGGCCCAGCTGACCAGCGCCATGAGGAGCCCCAGCAGGACCAGGAAGATCCAGTCTTCACCAACCCTGGACACCAGGAACTTGTGGCAGCGCACAGAGCACACTGGCAGCAGGAAGGGAAGAGCAATGAGGAGGCTGCACCGCCTCCTCTCTCCCCCGCGGGAGCTCTGAGGGTCTCCGGCCCCCTCAGCGCTGCACAGCCAGGCCCTCTACCCAGCCCTCAGCACTGCACAGCCAGACCCCCTACCCAACCCAGCGCTCACTGCGGCATCGGGCACAGCGGCTCTGTCCATACTCCAGGAGCTCTGGGGGAGTCCGAGGGGAGGGCGGGCTCCTCCAGGGCTCAGGCCCTCCCAGGCGAATGCGAGCGGCTTCCTCTTTGGCAAAGGCCCCGAGGTCCTGGGTGTAACGGCCGTACATCTAGAGCATGGTGGGGGGAGATGGGGGCGTCGGTGGTACAGGCCGAGTGGGGGGGTGCCCTTTCCCCAGGCCACCACGAGATGCCCTCTCCTGAACCCCCAGTTCCCATTCTGGCTTGGGGTGTGGGAACAATGCACATTGCAGTCTGTGGGGGTTGTCCTGGCTGGAGGGATGGGGACAGCCAAGGTACAGGGACACAGCTCTGGGGGTGGCAGAATAATCAGTCTTCTGCTTACAGGCCCAGGGCAGAAGGCctggggaggagtgggagggaaggccccagaggaggaaaagacagaaaaaccCGGGGCCTGGCGTCCAAGTGGGAGGAGGGAAGGTCAGGGAATAAGGGATGGTCAAGGGCACACAGGCAACAATGAGCCTCGTGCAGCTGGGGGCAGCTGAGCTGGGCCCAGGAGCAGGCACGGCCCCAATCCTTATCACGTTCCCGCTGGGCCTCTGGCCTGCGACCAACTCGGCTGCACCCCTccttcccccccaaccccccctcCCTAATCCCCTTGTCCCCAttttccaccccacccccatgagCCTTCCAGCCCAGCCTGGAGTGGAAAGCCTCTCTGGGTGGGTGAAGAGGGCCTGGTGGCCTCAGCTCCTGAGTGCGGCGGCACATTGTGGGACAGCAGAGGCTGCGGATGCTGGGGTGATGGGATGGCTGGCCATGGCCAGACCTGCCAAGCTGGgcgtgttggggggtggggaggagtagATTCCGGCTGCCACCCGCAGAGCTTGGAGACACAAAGGGCTCCTGttggggctggggatggggggggggtgagggagggaaagatagagacagagaaagggggtgAGAGATAGAGTGAGGAGAGGGAAGAGCAAAGAGCATAGagggaatgagagggagaaagggacagagaagagagaggagacagaggggaagaagtggggaggaggaagagaaccgAGGGCACAGGCagctgcagagggaggggtgggagtagaGGACAAAGGGATAGGAGAGGCTGGAGCAGAgcaccagggagagaggctgacCCTTCCAAGCCAGGTGCCGGGCTGCCTTCTCCCACCCAAGAGCTTCCTTTGACCCTCACTATCCCCACCCTGCCACCTCTCCCAGGCATTCTGTCCCATCACAAAACTGGGCAACTCCCAGACTCAAGTTACAGCCCAGGCCCTCTCTTCCTTGGGAGGTCCCCTCCCAGCCACCTTCCTGGGCAAATTCCAGCTCAAGCTGCTAAAAAGGAGCCATTAGAGCCTATTCCCTTC
Above is a genomic segment from Lepus europaeus isolate LE1 chromosome 2, mLepTim1.pri, whole genome shotgun sequence containing:
- the CLCN2 gene encoding chloride channel protein 2, which codes for MAAPAAAAVEEGMEPRALQYEQTLMYGRYTQDLGAFAKEEAARIRLGGPEPWRSPPSPRTPPELLEYGQSRCARCRMCSVRCHKFLVSRVGEDWIFLVLLGLLMALVSWAMDYAIAACLQAQQWMSRGLNTNLLLQYLAWVTYPVVLITFSAGFTQILAPQAVGSGIPEMKTILRGVVLKEYLTLKTFVAKVIGLTCALGSGMPLGKEGPFVHIASMCAALLSKFLSLFGGIYENESRNTEMLAAACAVGVGCCFAAPIGGVLFSIEVTSTFFAVRNYWRGFFAATFSAFIFRVLAVWNRDEETITALFKTRFRLDFPFDLQELPAFAVIGIASGFGGALFVYLNRKIVQVMRKQKTINRFLMRKRLLFPALVTLLISTLTFPPGFGQFMAGQLSQKETLVTLFDNRTWVRQGLVEELEPPSTSQAWSPPRANVFLTLVIFILMKFWMSALATTIPVPCGAFMPVFVIGAAFGRLVGESMAAWFPDGIHTDSSTYRIVPGGYAVVGAAALAGAVTHTVSTAVIVFELTGQIAHILPVMIAVILANAVAQSLQPSLYDSIIRIKKLPYLPELGWGRHQQYRVRVEDIMVRDVPHVALSCTFRDLRLALHRTKGRTLALVESPESMILLGSIERTQVVALLAAQLSPARRRQSKQKRRVAHTSPPSCQESPPSPETSVCFQVKAEDAQGEPHKPLKPALKRGCSNPMNLGESPTGHVESAGIALRSLFCGSPPPEATSESEKSESSEKRKSKRVRISLASDSDLEGEMSPEEILEWEEQQLDEPVNFSDCKIDPAPFQLVERTSLHKTHTIFSLLGVDHAYVTSIGRLIGIVTLKELRKAIEGSVTAQGVKVRPPLASFRDSATSSSDTETTEVHALWGPRSRHGLPREGSPSDSDDKCQ